Proteins encoded by one window of Zingiber officinale cultivar Zhangliang unplaced genomic scaffold, Zo_v1.1 ctg179, whole genome shotgun sequence:
- the LOC122036600 gene encoding phenylalanine--tRNA ligase beta subunit, cytoplasmic-like isoform X4, whose protein sequence is MHVKPETSLIRPFVVCAVLRGITFDEARYNIFIDLQDKLHQNICRTLVAIGTHDLDTIEGPFSYEALPPQEINFVPLKQEKIFRVDELLEYYKSDIKLKKFLHIIENSPVYPVIYDRNR, encoded by the exons ATGCATGTCAAACCTGAG ACCTCATTGATCCGACCTTTTGTTGTTTGTGCTGTTTTGAGGGGAATAACCTTTGATGAAGCAAGATACAACATCTTCATTGACCTGCAAGATAAATTGCACCAAAATATATGTAG AACCTTAGTTGCTATTGGGACACATGATTTGGATACAATAGAGGGTCCTTTTTCCTATGAG GCTTTACCACCTCAAGAGATTAATTTTGTGCCTTTAAAGCAG GAGAAAATTTTCAGGGTTGATGAGCTGTTGGAATATTACAAA TCAGATATAAAGCTTAAGAAGTTCTTGCATATAATTGAGAACTCTCCTGTGTACCCAGTGATCTATGATAGAAATAGGTAA
- the LOC122036600 gene encoding phenylalanine--tRNA ligase beta subunit, cytoplasmic-like isoform X3, whose translation MHVKPETSLIRPFVVCAVLRGITFDEARYNIFIDLQDKLHQNICRRRTLVAIGTHDLDTIEGPFSYEALPPQEINFVPLKQEKIFRVDELLEYYKSDIKLKKFLHIIENSPVYPVIYDRNR comes from the exons ATGCATGTCAAACCTGAG ACCTCATTGATCCGACCTTTTGTTGTTTGTGCTGTTTTGAGGGGAATAACCTTTGATGAAGCAAGATACAACATCTTCATTGACCTGCAAGATAAATTGCACCAAAATATATGTAG GCGAAGAACCTTAGTTGCTATTGGGACACATGATTTGGATACAATAGAGGGTCCTTTTTCCTATGAG GCTTTACCACCTCAAGAGATTAATTTTGTGCCTTTAAAGCAG GAGAAAATTTTCAGGGTTGATGAGCTGTTGGAATATTACAAA TCAGATATAAAGCTTAAGAAGTTCTTGCATATAATTGAGAACTCTCCTGTGTACCCAGTGATCTATGATAGAAATAGGTAA
- the LOC122036600 gene encoding phenylalanine--tRNA ligase beta subunit, cytoplasmic-like isoform X1, with protein MRMRRSYLRLALPPIDTICSVLKELLGLLEFSLKRKLALCIQSLVSHPNQYSKCMSNLRGITFDEARYNIFIDLQDKLHQNICRRRTLVAIGTHDLDTIEGPFSYEALPPQEINFVPLKQEKIFRVDELLEYYKSDIKLKKFLHIIENSPVYPVIYDRNR; from the exons ATGAGGATGAGGAGGTCATATTTAAGATTGGCGTTGCCGCCAATAG ATACGATTTGCTCTGTCTTGAAGGAATTGCTTGGGCTCTTAGAATTTTCATTGAAAAGGAAGCTAGCCCTTTGTATACAGTCACTAGTGTCTCACCCGAATCAATACTCAAAATGCATGTCAAACCTGAG GGGAATAACCTTTGATGAAGCAAGATACAACATCTTCATTGACCTGCAAGATAAATTGCACCAAAATATATGTAG GCGAAGAACCTTAGTTGCTATTGGGACACATGATTTGGATACAATAGAGGGTCCTTTTTCCTATGAG GCTTTACCACCTCAAGAGATTAATTTTGTGCCTTTAAAGCAG GAGAAAATTTTCAGGGTTGATGAGCTGTTGGAATATTACAAA TCAGATATAAAGCTTAAGAAGTTCTTGCATATAATTGAGAACTCTCCTGTGTACCCAGTGATCTATGATAGAAATAGGTAA
- the LOC122036600 gene encoding phenylalanine--tRNA ligase beta subunit, cytoplasmic-like isoform X2 codes for MRMRRSYLRLALPPIDTICSVLKELLGLLEFSLKRKLALCIQSLVSHPNQYSKCMSNLRGITFDEARYNIFIDLQDKLHQNICRTLVAIGTHDLDTIEGPFSYEALPPQEINFVPLKQEKIFRVDELLEYYKSDIKLKKFLHIIENSPVYPVIYDRNR; via the exons ATGAGGATGAGGAGGTCATATTTAAGATTGGCGTTGCCGCCAATAG ATACGATTTGCTCTGTCTTGAAGGAATTGCTTGGGCTCTTAGAATTTTCATTGAAAAGGAAGCTAGCCCTTTGTATACAGTCACTAGTGTCTCACCCGAATCAATACTCAAAATGCATGTCAAACCTGAG GGGAATAACCTTTGATGAAGCAAGATACAACATCTTCATTGACCTGCAAGATAAATTGCACCAAAATATATGTAG AACCTTAGTTGCTATTGGGACACATGATTTGGATACAATAGAGGGTCCTTTTTCCTATGAG GCTTTACCACCTCAAGAGATTAATTTTGTGCCTTTAAAGCAG GAGAAAATTTTCAGGGTTGATGAGCTGTTGGAATATTACAAA TCAGATATAAAGCTTAAGAAGTTCTTGCATATAATTGAGAACTCTCCTGTGTACCCAGTGATCTATGATAGAAATAGGTAA